A portion of the Candidatus Dependentiae bacterium genome contains these proteins:
- a CDS encoding nucleoside triphosphate pyrophosphohydrolase produces the protein MKMRTFYQNKLWRDKAVEKMEKHGSVMHWRRLDDAQYSQQLQLKLVEEAQEVVEAQSGEELIAELADVLDVVEALCILHGITSEQIAHAQAKRYNERGGFSNRIFVEKAEHPEGSFGVEYCLAQPQKYPEIIEE, from the coding sequence ATGAAAATGCGAACATTTTATCAAAATAAGTTATGGCGCGATAAAGCGGTTGAAAAGATGGAGAAACATGGCTCTGTTATGCATTGGAGACGACTTGACGATGCCCAGTACAGCCAACAGCTTCAGCTTAAGTTAGTAGAAGAAGCCCAAGAAGTGGTTGAAGCACAATCTGGTGAGGAGCTTATTGCAGAGCTTGCCGATGTCCTTGATGTTGTTGAAGCTCTTTGTATTTTGCATGGCATTACGTCTGAACAGATAGCCCATGCTCAGGCGAAAAGATACAATGAGCGGGGTGGTTTTTCAAATCGTATCTTTGTTGAAAAAGCGGAACATCCAGAGGGAAGTTTTGGTGTTGAATATTGTTTAGCGCAACCTCAGAAATATCCTGAGATTATTGAGGAATAG
- a CDS encoding nucleotidyltransferase substrate binding protein gives MRDSRIEQSLQQAKKALQALGVMVRKPMDEDRGNIDASIQRFEFTIELFWKLLKRILEAKGVEVRYPKDVLQEAYAGGLIDDDKMWLKMLRDRNLTSHTYDENLADEIYAHIKLYYPILEQALQKVENTLSI, from the coding sequence ATGAGAGACAGTCGCATAGAACAATCTTTGCAACAGGCAAAAAAAGCCCTACAAGCACTTGGTGTCATGGTCCGTAAGCCCATGGATGAAGATCGAGGAAATATTGATGCATCGATTCAACGATTTGAATTTACGATTGAGCTTTTCTGGAAACTGTTAAAACGCATTTTAGAAGCAAAAGGTGTTGAGGTAAGATATCCTAAAGATGTTTTGCAGGAAGCGTATGCTGGTGGGCTCATCGACGATGACAAGATGTGGCTTAAAATGTTAAGAGACCGAAACTTGACGTCGCATACTTATGATGAAAACCTTGCAGATGAAATTTATGCACACATTAAACTGTATTATCCTATCTTAGAACAAGCTCTTCAAAAAGTTGAAAATACACTGAGTATTTGA
- a CDS encoding nucleotidyltransferase domain-containing protein — MTSYQEEIRSLQFFKDLTKLPFIEIIYLYGSRARGDHKNRSDIDLAVVCPQASDDDWYLVLDLVDKADTLLKIDCVRFDRLADNNPLKKSIVSDGVILYQKEKK, encoded by the coding sequence ATGACCTCTTATCAAGAAGAAATTAGATCGTTACAATTTTTTAAAGATTTAACTAAGCTTCCGTTTATCGAAATAATTTATCTTTATGGCTCTCGAGCTCGTGGAGATCATAAGAATAGATCTGATATAGACCTTGCAGTTGTCTGTCCTCAAGCAAGCGATGATGATTGGTATTTAGTACTTGATCTTGTTGATAAGGCGGATACTTTGCTTAAAATTGATTGCGTGAGGTTTGATCGACTTGCCGATAATAATCCATTGAAAAAGTCTATAGTTTCTGATGGGGTGATTCTTTATCAAAAGGAAAAAAAATGA